A genome region from Nocardia sp. NBC_00565 includes the following:
- a CDS encoding Zn-ribbon domain-containing OB-fold protein, with product MPFIASIGTYLPCWGAADRRVPGDDEDAITLAVEAGRAALDAGAGVEHVVLVSRDLPLLEGGNAAVLLAGLGLDPELEVIERLGGAPAALDALGSARPRTLVIGVDLEPAGAAAALTAERGLQVRTAARIARSLPVRTRYASGVVHDYGDPRLLHERGLLGSLAVAWLDTPIAVAGVEHDQAVDLCVGTPAPLPTLGASAGLFALAAIAESEQTGPLVGVEQASLSGVTVAAGAVEVRRREPAARDKPDGTFMPGAEIPISLAAYERAFEAKVRWVAGKHADTDELDFPPRYRVGEDGALRTDYTLVPLPRTAVVYTGVTVHVPVPGLKTPYSLVIVELDEVGVRALVKVTGAEPGAVDIGDRGRMVLRRVAVRSGVPDYGYAFEPDLEVAA from the coding sequence ATGCCGTTCATCGCTTCGATCGGAACATATCTGCCGTGCTGGGGCGCCGCCGACCGGCGGGTGCCCGGTGACGACGAGGACGCGATCACCCTCGCGGTGGAAGCCGGGCGGGCCGCGCTCGACGCCGGCGCGGGCGTGGAACATGTGGTTCTGGTCAGCCGGGATCTGCCGCTGCTGGAGGGCGGCAATGCCGCGGTGCTGCTGGCCGGTCTCGGCCTGGATCCGGAACTGGAGGTGATCGAGCGGCTCGGCGGTGCGCCCGCTGCGCTGGACGCTCTCGGCTCGGCTCGGCCGCGGACTCTGGTCATCGGTGTGGACCTCGAGCCGGCCGGTGCCGCTGCGGCGCTGACCGCCGAGCGTGGCCTGCAGGTGCGTACCGCGGCGCGGATCGCGCGCAGTCTGCCGGTCCGCACGCGCTACGCCTCCGGTGTGGTGCACGACTACGGCGATCCCCGGTTGCTGCACGAACGTGGTCTGCTCGGTTCGCTGGCGGTCGCCTGGTTGGATACCCCGATCGCGGTGGCCGGGGTCGAACACGACCAAGCGGTCGATCTGTGTGTCGGCACGCCCGCGCCACTGCCGACGCTCGGAGCGAGTGCGGGACTGTTCGCGCTGGCCGCTATCGCGGAGTCGGAGCAGACCGGCCCGCTGGTGGGTGTGGAGCAGGCCAGTCTGTCCGGTGTCACGGTGGCCGCCGGTGCGGTAGAGGTCCGTCGCCGGGAACCGGCGGCCCGGGACAAGCCCGATGGCACGTTCATGCCGGGTGCCGAGATCCCGATTTCGCTGGCCGCCTATGAGCGGGCCTTCGAGGCGAAGGTGCGTTGGGTGGCCGGCAAGCACGCCGACACCGATGAATTGGATTTCCCGCCGCGCTATCGGGTCGGCGAGGACGGTGCGCTGCGCACCGATTACACCCTGGTGCCGTTGCCGCGCACCGCCGTCGTCTACACCGGTGTGACGGTGCACGTGCCGGTACCGGGGCTCAAGACCCCGTATTCGCTGGTCATCGTCGAACTCGACGAGGTGGGGGTGCGCGCGCTGGTGAAGGTCACCGGTGCCGAGCCGGGCGCGGTCGATATCGGTGACCGTGGTCGTATGGTGCTGCGCCGGGTGGCCGTGCGATCGGGCGTGCCGGATTACGGCTATGCCTTCGAACCAGATCTGGAGGTGGCGGCATGA
- a CDS encoding TauD/TfdA dioxygenase family protein, which produces MIETTALGPNLGVSVTGVEDLLDETAVSRCLEALKWRGVLLIRGLHLDDAAQVAFSRKLGTVLAPGGQEIFTVSLDPAKNRSAEYLKGTFFWHIDDTTSKVPAKATMLTARHVAMVGGGTEFASTYAAYENLPEHERKRYEGLRVVHTFEAAQRLAYPEPTEQQVAGWRKVPSHESALVWRRRDGRRSLVIGATADHVVGMDPVESRALLDELLAWSTQERFCYTHDWAVGDVVIWDNTGMLHRALPYDPSSERTMHRSTIAGDEPWS; this is translated from the coding sequence GTGATCGAGACTACAGCACTTGGTCCAAACCTGGGAGTGTCTGTCACCGGAGTCGAGGACCTACTCGACGAAACGGCGGTCAGCCGGTGCCTGGAGGCACTGAAGTGGCGCGGCGTACTGCTCATTCGCGGCCTGCATCTCGACGACGCCGCGCAGGTGGCGTTCAGCCGCAAACTGGGCACGGTGCTCGCACCCGGCGGCCAGGAGATCTTCACGGTCTCGCTCGATCCCGCCAAGAACCGATCGGCCGAATACCTCAAGGGCACTTTCTTCTGGCATATCGACGACACCACCAGCAAAGTGCCCGCCAAGGCGACCATGCTCACCGCCCGGCACGTGGCCATGGTCGGTGGCGGCACCGAATTCGCCAGCACCTACGCGGCCTACGAGAACCTGCCCGAACACGAACGCAAACGGTATGAAGGTCTGCGCGTGGTGCACACCTTCGAGGCCGCGCAGCGGCTGGCGTATCCGGAGCCGACCGAGCAGCAGGTAGCGGGTTGGCGCAAAGTGCCCAGCCATGAGAGCGCGCTGGTCTGGCGGCGTCGTGACGGTCGGCGCTCATTGGTTATCGGTGCCACCGCCGACCACGTCGTCGGCATGGACCCCGTCGAGAGCCGCGCGCTGCTCGACGAGCTGCTGGCCTGGTCGACCCAGGAGCGCTTCTGCTACACCCACGACTGGGCCGTCGGCGACGTGGTGATCTGGGACAACACCGGCATGCTGCACCGCGCCCTGCCCTATGACCCGTCCTCGGAACGCACCATGCACCGCAGCACGATCGCTGGTGACGAGCCTTGGTCGTGA